The Phaseolus vulgaris cultivar G19833 chromosome 5, P. vulgaris v2.0, whole genome shotgun sequence genomic interval ATGGTTATTGACTTGAGGTTGAGTTATGTTGTCATTGGATCACGTGTGTGTATAGCTTAATCGAATATATAAAAGACAATGTTAAATAAACGTGACTTAAAACATccacaatataaaaaaatatagtctAAAATATCGTTTAAAAtaccaaaaatttaaaaaaacatgatCTAAAGTACCCACAATTTATTAAACGTTGCTCATAATTGTCCACTATTATTAACCTATCACTTAAATAAATAAGCAACGTTTTTGCTATATTCTTTGATCTAAAGGAAAATAAAACTTACTTTTTAACaaacaactaaaaaatattGCTTAATCTCAATTTAAGTATTGTTTAACTGTAAACATGACCTAAAGTAAGAAAATGGTGTAGGGTTTTCATCTTTCATTGTGATTCTGACCACTCTTGTGATGGTGAGGAATAATCTGTATGATCTTTTGAGGTAGAAGAAGGGCTTGAGATTAGAAGGTTATGGTCTTTTCTCACAATGCAGCTACAACCTTTGCCTATCTGATTTAAGGCCTTCACCACCTATCATCAAATACAAAATCACCTTATAGAAAACAGCAGAATATGACAACTTTAGATGCCATTCATGTTATGGAATGGAACTGGCTTGTGCAGTAGACTTACTGTACTCATGTGCAATCTCTTTTCGGGATCCCTCTGAAGACAATTTCCAGCCAAACGGCTCATCCAATAGAGTTGATGGCAATCATGGGAGTTGATCATTCTGCCATCAATAAGGGCTTGGCATTTTCCTTCCTTCAGTAGTGGTCTAGCCTGAACAAGAATCACCAACTAAATATCCTTGGAATTTgcatttttgtgttttttttataaaagctttcatattaggcatcattatgcaacttgacatatCAGTCAGGCTGACATCTCaagtaatatgaaaaaaatatcattgtTGTGTTTGCTTATGAACTCTATTTGCTAATTAGAGAGCTAATCATCAACTAATAGACATTTCAAAGAAATTTAAAGTGTGACCAATCTAATTAATATCATGTTAGTTGGTTTAATATCCAACATTGCAGCAGAATTAAGCAGCAGAACATGCAGTGATgccaaaaagaaagaagaaatgaTACTCAGTTTATATGCATAAAGCTTTTCTCTTACCCATCCCACCAGACCTTTATCAGCAACCCTTTTGTCTGTGGTTCTCATTCCAGTTATTAGCTGTAGCAGAACCACCCCAAAGGAATACACATCAGTCTTAATTGACACTTTTCCAAATTCTGCATATTCTGGTGCCATATAAGTCAGATTCCCAACACACTCTGTAGAGTATGAGGAGTCTTCAATCACAGTTCTAGCCAAACCAAAGTCCCCTAGCTGATAAAACACAAATATAACTTCTTAGTTGAACTTGATGAGGTGATGAATCTTTTGTCTGTGGAACCAAATTGCAAACTTACTACATGATCACTCatcattaaaataaagtaaataaaatgtGCATGTATATAGCAATATGGTGTTTCTAATATTCCATTATAAATGAAAGCCTATATGGTAGAGAGTAGATACTGCAATTTTGCAAAGGAAGAAGcattgttaataaaataaactagtTCTCCATTCTTTTGAAGACCATGTAAtatgtattttgttttatatatccTAATGTATTGACCGGATTAAAAAAtggattttaagtttaattcaatcttataaaactaacttataaaatgacacctacttatatactacGAAAtatccttatctctagtcgaatTGATTTAAGATCTCCAACAGACTATGTATAGTATTACCAATAAATCATGGTCATGTGTAAGAAGAATGTTGTTTGTTGTCATATTTCTGTATATTATGTTATTCTATGTAGTAAGATGAGGTtagcacccacttatatattacgAAATGTCTTTATCTATAGTCGATTTGGAATTTCCAACATAGACTATGCATAGTATTACCAATACATCATAATCATGGGTAAGAAGAATGTTGTTTGTTGTCATATCTCTGTGTATTATGTTATTCTCATGCAGGTATAACAATCCTTTGGCAGCTCCATCAGCTACTTTCACCCTGTCTTGCCAATTAAGAAGTTTACGAGAATGTTCTACACAGTAAGAAGCCAAAGTTAGTATTTACTATCAATAAATGCACACATTCATAATCTTGGTAGTGTAAGTTTGGTTTGATTTTTGTCATACGTGATAAATGTTGGTCCAATGAACCATTGCAGACATATTCATACACAAGAAGTCTATGGTTTCCTTCTGAGCATGATCCTAACAGCATCACCACATTCTCATGTATTGCTTTGCTGAGTGCATCAACTTCAGACTTGAATTCCTTCTCTCCTTTTCGGTTTGCACACATGTGTTGCTTAACAGCAATCTTCTGTCCACACAACTCCCCTTTATACACAGAACCAAACCCCCCTTCTGACAGAAAGTTCTTAGGGGAAAAACCTTGTGTGGCTGCATGCAACTCAACATATGAAAACTctctttttttgtttctttcaaACTGTGGTCTTCTGTTATGGCACACAGAGCAAACAGATTGTGCAACCTTTTGGTGTGTTTCATGGTTGCTCATGTGCTGTTTTTCTTGTTCAACTTGTGGATTAGACATTTTTGTTTGAGCATAGAGAATGAAAATGCACAATGCCCTATTTGAAGGATTTTGCCAACCTTGAACATGGAGCCAGAAAAATTGGCCTTTTGTgagactatatatatatatatatatatataaatatgcaTGTTGGGGCCTTGGTTTTCCAAGGTTTACTAAGTAGAAGAGCAATATAACTAAGGACCTTAAATCTATCT includes:
- the LOC137836118 gene encoding proline-rich receptor-like protein kinase PERK8, with the translated sequence MSNPQVEQEKQHMSNHETHQKVAQSVCSVCHNRRPQFERNKKREFSYVELHAATQGFSPKNFLSEGGFGSVYKGELCGQKIAVKQHMCANRKGEKEFKSEVDALSKAIHENVVMLLGSCSEGNHRLLVYEYVCNGSLDQHLSQHSRKLLNWQDRVKVADGAAKGLLYLHENNIIHRDMTTNNILLTHDYDVLLGDFGLARTVIEDSSYSTECVGNLTYMAPEYAEFGKVSIKTDVYSFGVVLLQLITGMRTTDKRVADKGLVGWARPLLKEGKCQALIDGRMINSHDCHQLYWMSRLAGNCLQRDPEKRLHMSTVVKALNQIGKGCSCIVRKDHNLLISSPSSTSKDHTDYSSPSQEWSESQ